ttcctgaaattgtatttttttttaattttgattctataaattattttattcatttttaatctatGCAAGTTTAcacttttttaatattagtcCCTTTAAATTTGCAcatataggaactaaaattgataaaatacaaACTTAgaataaaattgaacaaaataacttataggaattaaaattgaaaagacCCAAActtatatatactaaaaatgaacaaaataacttacaaaaattaatattaaaaaataaaaattattaaaaacatatttaagtcttatATGAATTAGGGAGGGTTGACCCTCAGAGAGGCGAGGAATGAAGATTACTTCTTCTATAAAAGACCCAGAATAATATGTTAGGATTTAGGAGGCAGTATATTAGAAGCATGAGGACACTAATAATTGACATATGGGCATGGATATTAATTTGCAAATCTCATtagtaacaataaataaaatctaaaagaataaaataatgagATAAATCTTTCCATGAGCTAAAATCATAGACTAATTTGTTCAAGCTCTCTCATAActtatctaaaatatgaaaacatTTATAATTAGTTAATGAACAACACGTaagctcattttatttttttattcttattttcttttcttaaaaatacCCAAACAGATCCAAAAAGAGTGATTTATCTCTAGAAGTAGAAGAAGGAAACACAGCAATTCATGTAAAGATTATCTGAGGaatatctataaataagttTACAATGTGAATATACAATCATATATAGGTTCCTAAGTTTCAAACGAAAGAGACCACTGCTgccttttttaagtttttttatttccaatatcACAATTGTTGGTCTTCTTCTGCAGGCCAATGGATTATCACTTGCCTGGTCTGCGCCAGCCAATAGGCAATGCATCACATCCATGGAATTTCACATCCCCAATGGGCAATTCTATTTCTACCTGATACCATAGAAACATCAATCAGCACAATATTCTTAACAACACTCAATCGGGTAAACAACCAGCACACGCAAGCAATGTTATGGTATATTAAGAACTAATGAGAGAGAAGATTTCAACTTCAAAACACAATGGATTAGCAAAATATCTGCCATGCTTCTTTATTAAGGCAAAAAAATCCATATCAAGCTTCCAGCTGAAACATTAATAAATAGCTATTTCATTCAACAGCAAAATCTTACGAGCACAAGCATACAAATATTTAGTTCCGATGCAAAATCTTACGAGCATACAAACGAAGATTACAATAGAGAAAGACAACAAGAAAATGCAAGTAATATCTACGAAGAATGTGTGAAAAAGTAATTGCATTATAAAAGGAAATAGTTCTGATGAGGTTGTAATCAAAACATGTAGGATCTTTAGTTCttcacattaaataaaaaatttcagtataataaattttttacctTTTGGACAAAACAAATTCAGAGTTCAAGCAATTCCTTCTACATGCCTAGTTCGAACTAGAGCCTGCAGCACAAGAAGCTTTTGTGTTATTGTCTCTCAAAAGACCGTCCCCTTCATTGCCTGGTGTTAAAGTTTGACCATTATATTCCTGAACTGAACCATCCTCTATATTACTGGGGGCAGAATTGCTATTGCTTCTATTATTGTCGCTGGTCTCCAGGCGTTCCATCATGCGTGACACAGTTGCAATCCCTGCATTAACTTCTCGCCTAACTTCAGATCCAAGGTCAGACATAGTGTTGTTCCGAGAGAACCATCTCTCCTTCCACCCTCTTGTGCTCTTGGAAATTGACTCCTTGTATCTGAAAGACAAGAAAAATAGAAGTTCAAATTACAATGGGAGAACTCCTCAATTGTACTGCACCACACCCACTTGTGACAAAGGATAGTCCACTACCTTGTTGATACAGCATTCAGTTTAGATTTCAGAGATTCTGAAAATGATTGTAATTCTGATGGCCCTGCTCTGTCTTGGCTACTTGGAGATGACTGATTAGGAGATCTCCTGTATGATGTTTCGGACGTAACAGTTGAGAACTTCTAAAGCTTGAATACTAGGCAATTatgaatttgaaaacattaaTATGATCCAGAAATTCAAAAACGAAAATGAAGATTACCTATTGTTGTAAGATGATCCCTGATGATCTGTAGCAAGAGCAGTAGATCCAGATCCTGAAGCAGACACCTGTTCTGCTTGAATAGGCGGAACTAAAGTCAGCTGTGATGATTCTTCTCCAGTTGCAGGAGTTGGAGACAGATTGGCAACAGCAATTGTAGGAATTGGTTCATCATCCCCCCTCTGAGATGGAGAGGAAGAAGCAGGAGCCATGGGAGGTGAATTAGGATTAGttgaaaaaaccaaaaaatgtgGGCGACCTTGAGCTGATGACCTGTTTCTCTGGCCTTCTCTTCTAGCAATGTGGCGTGCTCTTCCCATCGCTGCTGCAGCCGCTAAGTGTTGGATTATACGCTCTTCAAGATCAGCGTCACTAGCTCCAACTGGCAACTGCATGAGAACTTACAAATTACACCATGCATGATAACAGTACAAAATGTTTCCAAACTAGTATAAGTAGACTACATACATGTTGTAACTCAAAATCCCCCAGTGTTGGATGATGAAATATTGTGGCATTTCTAGATGGATTGAACCTAAAGTTTCGCTCTCTTTCCACTGCCTCAAGTAATTCTTGGCtgcaaatacaaaacaaaaacatgtgaGTAAATCTCAAAAACAAATAATGACAGGAACAgaggaataaaataaacaagaataAAGAACATAGAAAAAACTACAAACCTTGTTGGATCTTTGAGACTGATAGGCTGCCAACACATGGGGCACTGGGAGCTTCTTTGACACCTACAACATAAAAGTTGGAATTGAATACAAAGTCTATCCTCCAAATATTGTTACGTGATTCAGACAACAATTGGATTGTGGCTGCTGGCACAGATTTAGCCAGTGCTTGTTCCCTTGATACCAACATTGCTTTTTGTCTAGGACAAGAAGTTcatgaaattaaagaataaaccACAAGACAAGGAAGCAATatgaaaatatgtatataaCATATTTGTGAACCCCAACAGGAGCATGTTAGCAAATAAATGTCCATATCTACAGACTTCAAAAATCAGAGTatcaatttcaacaattaaaaaataagtgcaACTTTAACTCATCAAACACAGACTAGAAGACAGTCTAAGACATTCCCTTTATTTAGAGGAACATTTCACTTGGACATTCCCTTTTTGATTCTGGAATGCTAACAATAAGTTCCTGTTATTACTGGTTTATGgtttataaaatttgttaggTATGACTATAGATCAATAGTGTCTCAAACAATGATAATATAATGACTTCAGGGAACATGTCATGGGTTGCTGACCTAAGCCTCGAAAACCATTGGCAATGACATACTCAAGTACTAGGTCTTTCATGGCTGCATACTCatcttatttatttactaaaagcAAGGCCAATGAAAGTGGGACTCCAGAACTGTGAATGCTTCCAACTTCAAACAAATAACTTCCATCGCATGAAATAAATTCATGATACATTCCCTTTCAGCTGATAGAGACATCTTATTTTAAATTGGGCACCAGATTTGTGATTTCCTTCAAAatcattacaaaaacaaactttatcAAGGAGCCCTTTCTTCAAGCATATCAGGAAAAACATACAGCCACACAAACTGGTTACTTGAGAAAACCACATCAGTGACCAAGAAACATTGCAGCAGCTATAACAGTAGTAGCAGTACACagcaataataataagtaagCAAAGCACGCATCATTACCGACACAGTACAGTCCCGTCAAAATTAATCCCCATGATTAACCCAAAAGAATCAATTAATGAAAAGCCAAATAGTAATACCATTCGAGAATGCACTGAAGATGAAACTCATGCTTGCAGCTCGTCACCTGCAACAACAGGGATATAAGAGTAGCTAGATCATCAACAGAGTTGACTTCACACAGTCATCACTAAAACAACATCTAAATTAACATACCGTGGAAGGATCACTATCACAGAAAGCTTCAAGGCATATACTGCAAGCATCATCACAAGCGTCCTGAATTCCACCCTCCACAAAAGCAGCGGCAGAAGTCAAATGCGCCTCAGacttgttattattatcatcatcattaataatattattctcTTCCATCCCAGCACCCTACAAAAACAACACCACACTGAAATcgacacaaaacaaaaaaagccgctccaaaaaaaacaaaacaatcgAATCAActcacagaaaaaaaaaggatcggAACAcagcaaacataaaaaatcaaacaataacTCGCGAGGAATCAGATCAAATTAAGAATCTCGGAAGAAACAAGCAGAATCCCTAAACAAAAACGACAAAGCGCGGAATAAAAGAGGGGGGAAATTGAGAGCAAGCAGCGGAGTAATCGAAACGGTGTTACCTCCATGGAAATCACAAGACGAGGTTGCAAACTCAAGATGCGATGAAAAGGAAACCCTAGCGGGTGAGAAAGAgttatagagagagaaagtgagtgTGAGAGAGAAGTTTTGTCAAGTTTTCTACGGTGCGGTGTGGGGTGAGTGTATATAGGTGCAGGCAAAGTGAAAGgggttacccattccttttattttttttttttttttttttttttactttttggaagAAACCAACCAACCAAATCACTCACTACATGATGATGAGATGCAcgaattttaaagtaaatttaatGATCTATAAATttggttttataaaaagaattatatgaatatttttgCAAACTTATTTTGCTGTAAAACAAACAGAGAGTCAGCTAACCTTACCACAGCTCAAGTCGGTCTTGGTCCTCCACTTTCTCTTGGACAAGTCTCTCACCTTACGCGTCACTCTCCTATGGGTCAACTCATCAACTTGTGAAATCATCATCTACTACGTGGTTGAATCATGGTTTATTTGGCTCTCAGATTATACTTTTAAgataatgaaattataattattttgaattaattaatttaatcttaaaatattaGGTCAATTCAAAATATCCTAATCTGGTCATGACCAATTTCATTTTAGTTAACATCGTTAATGGAAATAAAATCACCTATTCACCTGTTTGTAagagagaaaagtgtaaataacTTTTACaccaaaatttaatcaaaagtttaataatttttatgataataatatcaacaattagttaaattattatttttaatttaataatataaaattattttaccgtGATTAACttcttttctttaaaactataagctcttgaaatgataaaatttgataatatacacataacgaaaaatatactttttgataatttattggTTGGACCATAATTATGATGAGGAAAGAGAAATTTAATCTATGAAACACACAGACTTTTCAAAGGTTAAAAAACTTTAATTGAATTAAAGGCCTGAGCCTTTAAGTCGCAAGCCACAAAAGGTACACCTAAAAATCAAACCAATAAGAATTAATCACACGAGTCCTTACCATCCACGCGCATACACCAAGCAAACTTGTGCTTTGGTCTCCAATTTAATACACAtacaataatttcataaaaaaaaaaaaaaacactttcaaTAAATACCAAATAGCAAGGCCATTCTTTCATCTGATCACAGCTTGGAGAAAGGCATAATCCAATCAATAACCCTGTCATAACTTACACTAGACTAGACATTAGATCGATCTCTGGCAGTGACCTTACAAAGAagtactgatttttttttttactttattagaTGCATGGTAATTAGTACgattaaacacacaaatgaACTCATAATTATGTTTATCAGTTGTAACTTTGGCCAGTATTAATAATACATGCCTGACTTTATGGGATGGACATCTTTGCCTCTCCCTCTGATTAGTCTAAATCATCTTTTACTTAGTCTAGTTTCTGGAAATTTTGCATGAATACCCAACCACCCAGTATTCCTAACTAACCtagttttgacttttgataACCAAATTAAAGTTATAAAACAAAATCGCCTTCCGTTTGAATCCGACGctgtaaattaacaaattaattggTGTGAATAATTCAAACAGGGTAGTACCATCAAAGACCAAGAACccctttattaattaaaaaataaaatttatcttcCTGCCAGAAGATTACCAGAAAGCCCAAAAACAGATCTGCTTATTCTTGAAAATTCCAGAATCTTAAAGACGAAAATTAAGATTTATAAcctttttcaaatatattgaaGAGAGGGTGGTATTGGAATTGGaattataaacaatttttcACTCGTAAAAGCTGTCAACTAAAGTAATTAGCCCCCTAATCAGCAAGCAAACAAGTTCCCGGTGCTAAACCtggaattttaaaagaaatactaactcagtcaattttgtttatgatgaattttttttttggcacatTCCAAATTTATGGATTAAGGACATGCTGTTCTAGCCTATTATGTCACACAAATTAAATCTAAGTTTGTTGGGATAATTCTACCAAACAAACTATGATAATAGTTGCCTGTATgatgtgttgaattttgatgataAGTAAATTTATTAGAATTGTTGACATTAGAGAACACACCTTCTAAGGAATCTCAACAAATTCTACTATGTGTGTTTTTGGTGTGATGGTGGTAGTaccaaatttatatatatatatatgttgtgttctctaattattttttacaaccaTCATCTCTAATGTGTCAAAAGGTGGAGTGTTTTGCATTGTTGTTATGTGTACTTAGACGGCATTGTGTTGTGCACTATCCTTATACGTACCTACATGGTAGtacttatatatattctatCTACATATTGGAAGTATAGTTTAAAGTCTAGACCAACACAATTGATTCGTCCACGAACTAGTGGTCTAGTTAGATCAAGCTAGACATCGGGTTGATCATGCAATCAATTCGATGCAACCAGTTGACTTGATGAGATTGAAGAATACTCACAACgacatcattttaatattaatgactaaaaaacaaaaaaggaaaaggacagCTTCGCGTCTGATTGTCTCATTCTTTCATAAATCTTAAAGATCCTCATTCATCACTCTTTGTCGTCAATAGTGTTCTTCCCACCATCATCGATGTTGTCCTTTGCCGACGTTGAACCTTTGTCATTTCCATCTCCTTTTATTTACATGCTTATGAATTATAatgttttcttattaatttgttGCCAATCATGTTTTATTCATTCTAGGTCCCCTCTTCGGTTGTACATTTTTGCTTTATTGTTGTAATGTGATTGTTGATTTGGTTTCAATGATTTTTGTTAAACATCTTGTGTTTAAGGAgtgttttatgcttaattgCTTTATGTAGTTGACATTGGAATTCTAATAATGAGTAGTGATTTTTTGGACGGCTTTTaagacaaatataaaattttcatatcttTTAAATGTAGTTAAGATCATGTGAATTAATTAGTAatccattaatttgattattgacCTAATGATCCAAATCCAATGCTTTCATCAGTTTTAAAACTATGGTTGGAAGGCTTTAGAGTCCGGTTAATTGGGCCTAACTCCGATGGACCCATAAGCTTTGGCAGCCCATTTAGGCAATGCATATGGTGTTGGTTTTGTCCTTCAAATCCCTATTGGCCTATGAGGCGTGGTGCCACTTATATTGGCTTATGGTTCAATCGCCTACTAActcagcctttgctttgcttggTGCTCCCGATTGGCCTACCTAGCCAAACGATTCATTatcaatatatatgattttagtaAAAGTACTATATAAAAACATCCATCAAAGTATAAATagtgaaaatattcaaaatgattcatgaaacaaaaaggaaacaatAGTCAAATAGTTTGAAGTCATAAAAAATTActacttttttagaaattcaaTATATCATGATAAGATTTTGCTTAAAATAAAGTTGTCTAACTCTTATAAATGAAGTCTAAAATTCCacagaaaaatataagaaaaaaaatgaaaataaatttaaaataatcatgcCAGTTCAAACCCTCCtagtgaaataaatttttttcagcCTAGTAATCATAACCCAATTTAGTTTCGATCGGTTAAAACTCATTAAAagcttgaaaaaaaaactttccattaatttagatttcattttataaGTTTATGTTGAatctaggttttttttttctaacccaCTAATCCACAACTTGCATGTAGTTAGGTAGTTCGTGAATTAATGTTCAGAACCTAATCACTTAGTAACAAAGACATATACTGTACTTTTTTTAAAAcgagaatatatataaaaaggtaTCATAATATATTGTATCTATATTCATCCCTACATGCTCCTTGTTGATCAATAAGCGTTATACAAATATACAATGACGAATTATATTTCTActcactaaatattttttttccccttatgTTTTCATTATATTACTTTCGTCTCACATTTTTTCCGTTCTCTCCCGTCTTGAACAAAATGTCAGTACAACATTTTTCTAACCATTGCAATGGGATAGCCATCAACCTTAAAAATGAATACTTAATTCCTCGCACTCACTTCAAAACCTTAATGGTTCCTTTTGATAGAAGAGAAAgtggaagaataaaaaaaataattaacgaaacatttttttctatttagttgcagagaaaataaaagaaaattatttttatagataaaattcaaattttttcctttcatttttttcttccttctcttttttcttccttctctgtTTTTCTTTCATCCAAACCATAAGTTCCATATGTAATATTTgtgaaatttgagttaatttgataatCATTAACTAAGAatgattgtaattttttttactttatcgttgtttttaataaaataataaaaaaatatctttgtaAATTATTAGCAGAAGTTAAGAGAACaagatttcaagtgctttggaaaaaaattaatacaaaaatttaaagaaaaaatcttgaagaaaaagttaaagatTGGGATAGCTCGCTTAATGCATTAGACAAGCTCAGCGCGTCTCCTCGCTTAACGGTCAGCTCACGCTTAATATGAAGAAAGCCCACAAAGAAATCCAaaacgcgcttagcgcgaggtcGCGTGAAAATTAAGTTATCTTGCCTATAGAGGGAGTAGGAAGCAAATGAGAAAGATATATCCCTACACATCTACACATAGGGACATAGAGACTCAGAGCTCTCTCATAAATACATCCTAAGTCTGACCATCTTTAATAGGAAAAATCTTTTTTCTATGTCCATTATCCCCTTCTCTTCCCTTATCCATCTCTTTCCTTCTTCTATCCACATCAAAGCCCCTAAAGTATAAAGTGTCTCATGGTGATGAGAGATTAAACCCCCATTGTTGGGAGTATCCTCGCATACCAACTTTTGTAATATAGctcttttttatta
Above is a window of Glycine soja cultivar W05 chromosome 12, ASM419377v2, whole genome shotgun sequence DNA encoding:
- the LOC114379792 gene encoding E3 ubiquitin-protein ligase RHF2A-like, yielding MEGAGMEENNIINDDDNNNKSEAHLTSAAAFVEGGIQDACDDACSICLEAFCDSDPSTVTSCKHEFHLQCILEWCQRSSQCPMCWQPISLKDPTSQELLEAVERERNFRFNPSRNATIFHHPTLGDFELQHLPVGASDADLEERIIQHLAAAAAMGRARHIARREGQRNRSSAQGRPHFLVFSTNPNSPPMAPASSSPSQRGDDEPIPTIAVANLSPTPATGEESSQLTLVPPIQAEQVSASGSGSTALATDHQGSSYNNRRSPNQSSPSSQDRAGPSELQSFSESLKSKLNAVSTRYKESISKSTRGWKERWFSRNNTMSDLGSEVRREVNAGIATVSRMMERLETSDNNRSNSNSAPSNIEDGSVQEYNGQTLTPGNEGDGLLRDNNTKASCAAGSSSN